TCGGCGCCCTGGCCCACGGGATCGGCACCTCCGAGGTCGAGCACGTGCTCGCCACCCAGTGCCTGGTCGCCAAGAAAATGAAGAACATGCTGGTGCGGGTCGAGGGCAAATTGCCCTTTGGCGTGACCGCTAAGGACATCGTCCTGGCCGTGATCGGCAAGATCGGCACCGCCGGCGGTAACGGCCATGCCATCGAGTTCGCCGGCAGCGCGATTCGCGACCTGTCCATCGAAGGCCGCATGACCATCTGCAACATGTCCATCGAGGCCGGTGCCCGGGTGGGCCTGGTGGCGGCGGACGAAAAGACCGTGGAATACGTCAAGGGCCGTCCGTTCGCGCCGAAAGGCGCAGAGTGGGACCTCGCCGTCGCCGCCTGGAAAGACCTGGTGTCCGACGCCGATGCGGTTTTCGACACCGTGGTCGAGCTGGACGCCGCGCAGATCAAGCCGCAGGTCAGCTGGGGCACCTCCCCGGAAATGGTGCTGGCCGTCGACCAGAACGTGCCGGACCCGGCCAGGGAAACGGACCTGGTCAAGCGCGACTCGATCGTCCGTGCCTTGAAATACATGGGCTTGACCGCCAACCAGGCGATCACCGACATCCAGCTGGACCGGGTATTCATCGGTTCCTGCACCAACTCGCGGATCGAGGACCTGCGCGCCGCGGCCGTCATCGCCAAGGGCCGCAAGGTCGCCTCGACCATCAAGCAGGCCATCGTGGTGCCGGGCTCGGGCCTGGTGAAGGCCCAGGCGGAGGCGGAAGGCCTGGACAAGATCTTCCTCGAGGCCGGCTTCGAATGGCGCGAGCCGGGCTGCTCGATGTGCCTGGCGATGAACCCGGACCGCCTGGAATCCGGCGAGCATTGCGCGTCGACCTCGAACCGCAACTTCGAAGGTCGCCAGGGCGCCGGTGGCCGTACTCACCTGGTCAGCCCAGCCATGGCCGCCGCGGCAGCCGTCAGCGGGCGTTTCGTCGATGTCCGTGAATTGATCTAAGGAGCGCAGCATGAAAGCTTTCACCCAGCACACCGGTCTTGTCGCGCCTTTGGATCGTGCCAACGTCGACACCGACCAGATCATCCCCAAGCAATTCCTCAAGTCGATCAAGCGCACCGGCTTCGGCCCGAACCTGTTCGACGAATGGCGTTACCTGGATGTCGGCCAGCCGTACCAGGACAACTCCAAGCGCCCGCTGAACAAGGACTTCGTGCTCAATGCCGAGCGCTACCAGGGCGCCAGCGTGTTGCTGGCCCGGGAAAACTTCGGTTGCGGCTCCAGCCGCGAGCACGCACCCTGGGCGCTGGAGGAGTATGGTTTTCGCAGCATCATCGCCCCGAGCTACGCCGACATCTTCTTCAACAACAGCTTCAAGAACGGCTTGCTGCCGATCATCCTGAGCGACGCGGAAGTCGACGAACTGTTCCAGCAGGTCGAGACAACTCCCGGCTACCAGCTGCAGATCGATCTGCAGGCCCAGACCGTGACCCGTCCCGATGGCAAGGTGCTGAAGTTCGAGATCGACGCGTTCCGCAAGCATTGCCTGCTCAACGGCCTGGACGATATCGGCCTGACCTTGCAGGACAGCGACGCGATCGCGGCCTTCGAGACCAAGCATCGGGCCAGCCAGCCCTGGTTGTTCCGCGACGCTTGATTGGCATTTGTCGGCGCGGGCGTGCTCGCGCTAGGCTCCGAAGCCATTTTGCAAAAACACGACGGGCTTGAGATTCAGGCCCGTGCTTCGTTCTCTACAAGAGCAACGGACGCAGCAGGTAGCATTTTTCCGGGCGTGCCCAGCACACCGACAGAGCAAATGAGGAAAGCATGAGCAAGCAGATTCTGATTCTCCCGGGTGACGGTATCGGTCCGGAAATCATGGCCGAGGCGGTCAAGGTGCTGGAACTGGCCAACGCCAAGTACAGCCTGGGCTTCGAGTTGAATCACGATGTGATCGGTGGCGCCGCCATCGACAAGCACGGCGTGCCGCTGGCCGATGAAACCCTGGACCGCGCGCGCGCGGCCGATGCCGTGCTGCTGGGCGCGGTGGGCGGCCCGAAATGGGACAAGATCGAGCGCGATATCCGCCCTGAGCGCGGCCTGTTGAAGATTCGTGCGCAACTGGGCCTGTTCGGCAACCTGCGTCCGGCGATTCTCTACCCGCAACTGGCCGACGCTTCCAGCCTCAAGCCGGAGATCGTGTCTGGCCTGGATATCCTCATCGTTCGCGAGCTGACCGGCGGCATCTACTTCGGCGCCCCGCGCGGCACCCGCACGCTGGAAAACGGCGAGCGCCAGTCCTATGACACCCTGCCGTACAGCGAGAGCGAAATCCGCCGTATCGCCCGCGTCGGTTTCGACATGGCCCGCGTGCGCGGCAAGAAGCTGTGCTCGGTGGACAAGGCCAACGTCCTGGCGTCCAGCCAGCTGTGGCGCGAAGTGGTCGAGCAAGTGGCCAAGGATTACCCGGATGTCGAGCTGAGCCACATGTACGTCGACAACGCCGCCATGCAACTGGTGCGGGCGCCCAAGCAGTTCGACGTGATCGTCACCGACAACATGTTCGGCGACATCCTTTCCGACGAAGCGTCGATGCTTACCGGTTCCATCGGCATGCTGCCGTCGGCCTCGCTGGATGCCAACAACAAGGGCATGTACGAGCCCTGCCACGGTTCGGCCCCGGACATTGCCGGGCAGGGCATCGCCAACCCGCTGGCGACCATCCTGTCGGTGTCGATGATGCTGCGTTACAGCTTCAACCTGAACGACGCGGCGGATGCCATCGAGCAGGCCGTAAGCCGCGTGCTGGACCAGGGCCTGCGCACGGGCGACATCTGGTCGGCCGGTTGCACCCGGGTGGGGACGCAGGAAATGGGCGATGCAGTAGTCGCCGCGCTGCGGAATCTGTAATCTTTCGGGCCCACCGCTCAGACGGTGGCCCACTTTTGTATAGGTGTAGTTGCGATGAAACGTGTAGGTCTGATCGGTTGGCGCGGTATGGTCGGTTCCGTGCTCATGCAGCGGATGCTTGAAGAGCAGGACTTCGATCTTATCGAGCCGGTGTTTTTCACCACGTCCAATGTCGGTGGCCAAGGCCCGTCCGTGGGCAAGGACATTGCTCCGCTCAAGGACGCTTACAGCATTGAAGAGCTGAAGACCCTCGATGTGATTCTGACCTGCCAGGGCGGCGACTACACCAGCGAAGTCTTCCCCAAGCTGCGCGAAGCCGGCTGGCAGGGCTACTGGATCGATGCCGCGTCCAGTCTGCGCATGCAGGACGACGCGGTGATCATCCTCGATCCGGTGAACCGCAAGGTCATCGACCAGCAACTGGACTCCGGCACCAAGAACTACATCGGCGGCAATTGCACCGTCAGCCTGATGCTGATGGGCCTGGGTGGCCTGTTCGAGGCGGGCCTGGTGGAATGGATGAGCGCCATGACCTATCAGGCGGCCTCCGGCGCCGGCGCGCAGAACATGCGTGAACTGATCAAGCAGATGGGCGCGACCCACGCCGCCGTGGCGGATGACCTGGCCAACCCGGCCAGCGCCATTCTCGACATCGACCGCAAGGTCGCCGAAGCCATGCGCAGCGATGCCTATCCGACCGAGAACTTCGGCGTGCCGCTGGCCGGCAGCCTGATCCCGTGGATCGACAAGGAACTGCCGAACGGCCAGAGCCGCGAAGAGTGGAAGGCCCAGGCCGAAACCAACAAGATCCTCGGCCGGTTCAAGAGCCCGATCCCGGTCGATGGCATCTGCGTGCGCATCGGCGCCATGCGCTGCCACAGCCAGGCGTTGACCATCAAGCTGAACAAGGACGTGCCGATCGCCGATATCGAAGGGCTGATCAGCCAGCACAATCCCTGGGTCAAGCTGGTGCCGAACCAGCGCGACATCAGCATGCAGGAGCTGAGCCCGACCAAGGTCACCGGCACCCTGAACATCCCGGTGGGGCGTCTGCGCAAGCTCAACATGGGCTCGCAGTTCCTCGGCGCGTTCACCGTGGGCGACCAGCTGTTGTGGGGCGCTGCCGAGCCGCTGCGCCGCATGCTGCGGATCCTGCTCGAGCGTTGATCGCCTGAAGCATCGACGAAGCCCGTGCCTTGCAAGAGGTGCGGGCTTTTTCATATCCGGGCGGGGGGCTGATGGCCGGTCGCGACACTATTTACGAAAAGTCTGATGCCAAACAGCGAGTCGAGAAATTGCCTCGCTTCCAAGCGCCGGGTAAAGTGCCGCTCCCCCCGTTTCGCCAGAGGTAGCACCATGAACCAGTCCTTTGATATCGCCGTGATCGGTGCCACCGGAACGGTTGGCGAAACCCTCGTCCAGATTCTCGAAGAGCGCGACTTTCCGGTCGCCAGCCTGCACCTGCTGGCCAGCAGCGAGTCGGCGGGGCATTCGGTGCTGTTCCGCGGGAAGAACCTGCGGGTGCGCGAGGTCGACGAATTCGATTTCGCCAAGGTACGGCTGGCCTTTTTCGCCGCGGGCCCGGCGGTGACCCTGAGTTTTGCGCCCCGGGCCACGGCGGCCGGCTGTGCGGTGATCGACCTGTCGGGCGCGCTGCCTTCGGCGCAGGCGCCGAACCTGGTGCCAGAGGCCAATGGCGCGCTGTTGAGCGGCCTGAGCAAGCCTGTGCAACTGAGCAGCCCAAGCGCTGCGGCCACCTCGCTGGCCGTGGTCCTGGCCCCCTTGCAGGCCCTGTTCGATATTCAGCGGGTCAGCCTGGTCGCCAGCCTGGCAGTGTCGACCCAGGGGCGCGAGGCCGTGACCGAACTGGCGCGGCAGACCGCCGAACTGCTCAACGCCCGGCCGCTGGAGCCACGTTTCTTCGATCGGCAGATGGCGTTCAATCTGCTGGCGCAGGTCGGAACGCCGGACGCCCAGGGTCATACCTTGTTGGAAAAACGCCTGGTCCGCGAGTTGCGCGAAGTGCTGGCACAGCCTTTATTAAAGATTTCTGTCAGTTGCATTCAAGCCCCGGTGTTTTTTGGCGATAGCTATAGCGTGACTCTGCAGTCAGGCGGCGCCATCGATCTGGAGGCGGTGAATGCCGCGCTGGAAGCGGCACCAGGCGTGGAACTGGTGGAGGCGGGCGACTATCCGACCGCGGTCGGCGATGCGGTCGGGCAGGATGTGGTCTACGTTGGTCGAGTGCGTGCGGGGATCGACGACCCGGCGGAACTTAATCTGTGGCTGACGTCAGATAACGTACGCAAAGGGGCCGCGCTCAATGCCGTGCAACTGGCTGAGTTGTTGATAAAAGACCTTCTGTAAAAGATACTTGGCAACAATTTGCAGAATGATTCTAGCCGGGCGCTAAGCTTGGCTGGTGCTGGAGGCGAGCTGCCGTCAGGGGCTTCCAAGGCATGCAGACACAATCGAGCGAAGCGGTCTCCCAGGCCGCGCGCAATGCCTCAGGGCAGCAGCTACAACACCTTCTCGCTGGCCGAGGAATGTTCAAACAAAGGATGAGGCTATGGTTCAAGTTCGCAAACTGGTGTTAGCAATAGCGGCCGCGTCGGCGCTGTCCTCCGGTATGGCGCAGGCGCTTGGGCTCGGGGAGCTGACCCTGAAGTCGACGCTGAACCAGCCGCTGGTTGCAGAAATCGAGTTGCTGGACGTCAAGGATCTCACTGCCGCCGAAGTGGTGCCGAGCCTGGCCTCGCCCGAAGATTTCGCCAAGGCCGGGGTCGACCGCCAGGCGTTTCTCAATGACCTGAGCTTCACGCCGGTACTCAATGCCAGTGGCAAGAGTGTCCTGCGGGTTACCTCGAGCCAGCCGCTCTCCGAACCGATGGTCAAGTTCCTGGTGCAGGTGATGTGGCCCAATGGCCGCCTGCTGCGCGATTACAGTGTATTGCTCGACCCCTCCAAGTTTTCCCCGCAGACCGCCGAAGCTGCCGCGCAATCCACGGCAGCCCGGGCCCCGGCGGTTTCGGCACCGGTTACCGGCGCCAACCAGCCTACCCAATACACCACCTCGCCCCGCGACACGCTGTGGGAAATCGCCGCCAAGGCGCGCAATGGCGGCTCGGTGCAGCAAACCATGCTGGCCATCCAGGCGCTGAACCCGGACGCCTTCATCGATGGCAATATCAACCGCCTGAAAACCGGCCAAGTGTTGCGCCTGCCCGACGCGGTGCAGAGCACCAGCCTGCCTCAGCCGCAAGCGATTGCCGAGGTGGCGGCACAGAATGCGGCCTGGCGCCAGGGGCGTCGCCTGGCGCCGCGCGGTGCCCAGCAGCAACTGGACGGCACCCGGCGCGCGGGTGCGGACAAGGCGCCTGCGCAGGGCGCGGCCAAGGACAATCTGAGCCTGGTGTCTGCCGAGTCCGGCAAGGCGCGGGGCAAGGGGGCCGCCGGCGACAGCCAGGCCCTGAGCAACAAGCTGGCGGTGACCCAGGAAAGCCTCGACTCGACCCGGCGCGATAACGCCGAGCTGAAAAGCCGGATGGCTGACCTGCAGAGCCAGCTCGACAAGTTGCAGCGCCTGATCGAGTTGAAGAACGATCAATTGGCCAAGTTGCAGGCCGAAGGCGCGTCGGCGCCGGCGCAGCCATCGGCCGCGATGCCGGCGCAACTGGCCGAGCAGCCTGCTGCTCCAGCCGCGCCGGTGACTGATCCGGCGGCCACCGCGGCTCCAGCCGAAGAGCCGTCTACCCAGGCGCCCGCGCCGGCGTCCGATGAAGACAAGTACAACGAGCTGCTGACCAACCCGATCCTCCTGGGTCTGGCGGGCGGCGGTGCGGTGCTGGTGCTCTTGTTGCTGCTGTTGCTGGCGCGTCGTCGCAAGGCTCAGCAGGAAGCGGAAAAGCACCTGCGCATGGCGCGTGCCCTGTCTGAAGAGGCTGAGCTGTCCAAGGACCTGGATCTGCCGGAAAGCAGCTTCGAGGGCCTTGAAGTTCCTGCTCCGAGCGTCAAGCTCGCTCCAGCTCCAGCTCCAGCTCCAGCTCCAGCTCCAGCTCCAGCTCCAGCTCCAGCTCCAGCTCCAGCTCCAGTCGTGGCGCCCGTGGCCGTTGCGCCTGTGGTCGCCGCGAACGAGCATCCGGTCGATGTCCTGGACCAGGCTCAGTCCCATATCGATGCAGGGCGTCTGAACCAGGCTGCGGCCATCCTGGAGGAGGCCGTCAAGCTGGAGCCTCAGCGTAGCGAACTGCGTCTGAAGCTGATGGAGGTCTATGGTCATCAGGGTGATCGCAGCGCCTTTGTGGCCCAAGAGCGTCAGTTGGTGGCCAATGGCAAGAACCACGCTGAAGTCGAACAACTGAAAAGCCGCTTCCCGGCGATGGTGGCGGTCGCTGCCGCCGCCGGGCTTGGGGCGGCCGCCGCCGCGGCAGAGCTGGATGCTCAATACGTCAAGGAACTGTTGCTCGATGAGCCGCAGGAGCCTGCTGCGGCGCCAGTCGTCGATGACCTGGACACCGATTTCGATCTGAGCCTGGATGATCTGGAGGCGGCTTCGCCGGCGTCCTTGGCTCCAGCCGCGTCGGAACCCGAACTCGAGCTGGACGAATTCCCGCTGGATGATGACCTGAGTTTCGAGTCGGTACTGCAGCAGCAAACCGAAGCCAAGGAAAGTCTGGACGATCTGTCGGATTTCGATCTGGATCTGGGGGAGGATCTTCCTGCTGCGGCGCAAGCAGACGAAGATTTCCTGCTCGGCCTGGACGACGATCTGAAGGATCTGCCGGCGGCCGAGGTGCCAACGGTTACCGAAGCGCCACTCGACGATCTTGAACTGCCAGCGGACTTCGATCTGTCCCTGGCTGACGAGATGGATGCGCAGCCCGATGCCAAGGACGCATTCGCGTCCGAGCTCGATGATGTCAACGCCGAGCTGGACCGCTTTTCCCAGAGCCTCGAACAGCCAGCGCTGGACGAACCGACCTTTACCGCGGATGACGCGGCGGGCAGTGCCGGCGAAGAGGATTTCGATTTCCTTTCTGGCGCCGACGAGGTGGCGACCAAGCTCGATCTGGCCCAGGCCTATATCGACATGGGCGATAACGATGGTGCGCGGGATATTCTCGGGGAAGTCATCAGCGAAGGTAACGACGGTCAGAAAAGCGAAGCCAAGGAAATGCTCGCGCGTCTGGTCTGATCCCGCTGTAGGGCTCAGCAACGGCAGCCATCGAGGCTGCCGTTTTTATTTGCGCGGCCGTGGCCAGCGCTTGACGATCAGGCCAGCAGGTCTTCGTAAAATGCCCCGAACGGCCGGGTAGGGTGGGCGATCTGGATTTCCAGGATCCATAGTCCGACGTTGGGGCATTGCTCGAAGTTGCCCAGGTCGCCGGCTCGGTAGATGGCGTGGGGGAAGTCGCTGACCCTGTGTCCCTTGATCTCCAGGTTCAGCACCCAGCCCATGGCGCTGGCTTGCTCCTGGGCATAGCGATACAGCGCGGGGCCGGCCACTTTGTGTTCGCCCCAATAATCACGAACCTGTTCAAACAGCGTCTTGGCTGCTGCAGCGCAAGCATGCATCTCGGGGTCGTCGCCGGTGACGAAGGTTGCGCCGCAATCGCCTTCATGGCGGTCCCAGACGACTCCCAGGTCGATAAAGAAGATGTCGTTTTCGCCTAGCGCCGGATCGCCTTCGGAGCGCTGCTTGAAGGTCTTCAGGGTGTTTTCGCCAAAGCGGATCAGCGCCGGGTGCCAGATTCTGTCCATGCCCAGCTCGGCAAGAACTTCCAGCCCCAGTGCGCGAGCCTGGGATTCGAGCATGCCTGGTCGGATGCGACCGGCGATCGCGGTGATGGCTTCCCAGGTCTTGTGCTTGGCATGGAGCATGCCCTGCAGGCTGTAGGCGGCACCTACGGCTTCTTTATCGATGGCGGTCATGGATCAGGTTCCGGTCGGGGGATGGGTTTCGTTATATAGATCGATATATAGCGTTTGCTGGGGGCGTCATGCAATCCCGTTTGCTCAGTCGCTGATTCATCCGTCATCCCAACTAAAAACAGGCGGTGCATGGCGTCTGCTGGCGCGCGCTTTATAATGGCCGCCTTTGCGCATATCAGCAGGCTGTAAGTTCTTGGCAAATATAGATAACGCGGCCGCCGAAATGGCGGCCGCAGGCTTTTTCAGAATCGCGTTGGGTGTCGAATACAAGGGTTCGCGTTATCGCGGCTGGCAGCGTCAGGCTTCCGGCGTGCCGAGCGTCCAG
This portion of the Pseudomonas sp. MRSN 12121 genome encodes:
- the leuC gene encoding 3-isopropylmalate dehydratase large subunit translates to MAGKTLYDKLWDSHLVKQRDDGSALIYIDRHIIHEVTSPQAFEGLRLAGRKPWRIDANIATPDHNVPTTPERKGGIAAIADQVSRLQVQTLDDNCDEYGIVEFKMNDVRQGIVHVIGPEQGATLPGMTVVCGDSHTSTHGAFGALAHGIGTSEVEHVLATQCLVAKKMKNMLVRVEGKLPFGVTAKDIVLAVIGKIGTAGGNGHAIEFAGSAIRDLSIEGRMTICNMSIEAGARVGLVAADEKTVEYVKGRPFAPKGAEWDLAVAAWKDLVSDADAVFDTVVELDAAQIKPQVSWGTSPEMVLAVDQNVPDPARETDLVKRDSIVRALKYMGLTANQAITDIQLDRVFIGSCTNSRIEDLRAAAVIAKGRKVASTIKQAIVVPGSGLVKAQAEAEGLDKIFLEAGFEWREPGCSMCLAMNPDRLESGEHCASTSNRNFEGRQGAGGRTHLVSPAMAAAAAVSGRFVDVRELI
- the leuD gene encoding 3-isopropylmalate dehydratase small subunit, whose product is MKAFTQHTGLVAPLDRANVDTDQIIPKQFLKSIKRTGFGPNLFDEWRYLDVGQPYQDNSKRPLNKDFVLNAERYQGASVLLARENFGCGSSREHAPWALEEYGFRSIIAPSYADIFFNNSFKNGLLPIILSDAEVDELFQQVETTPGYQLQIDLQAQTVTRPDGKVLKFEIDAFRKHCLLNGLDDIGLTLQDSDAIAAFETKHRASQPWLFRDA
- the leuB gene encoding 3-isopropylmalate dehydrogenase translates to MSKQILILPGDGIGPEIMAEAVKVLELANAKYSLGFELNHDVIGGAAIDKHGVPLADETLDRARAADAVLLGAVGGPKWDKIERDIRPERGLLKIRAQLGLFGNLRPAILYPQLADASSLKPEIVSGLDILIVRELTGGIYFGAPRGTRTLENGERQSYDTLPYSESEIRRIARVGFDMARVRGKKLCSVDKANVLASSQLWREVVEQVAKDYPDVELSHMYVDNAAMQLVRAPKQFDVIVTDNMFGDILSDEASMLTGSIGMLPSASLDANNKGMYEPCHGSAPDIAGQGIANPLATILSVSMMLRYSFNLNDAADAIEQAVSRVLDQGLRTGDIWSAGCTRVGTQEMGDAVVAALRNL
- the asd gene encoding aspartate-semialdehyde dehydrogenase, which encodes MKRVGLIGWRGMVGSVLMQRMLEEQDFDLIEPVFFTTSNVGGQGPSVGKDIAPLKDAYSIEELKTLDVILTCQGGDYTSEVFPKLREAGWQGYWIDAASSLRMQDDAVIILDPVNRKVIDQQLDSGTKNYIGGNCTVSLMLMGLGGLFEAGLVEWMSAMTYQAASGAGAQNMRELIKQMGATHAAVADDLANPASAILDIDRKVAEAMRSDAYPTENFGVPLAGSLIPWIDKELPNGQSREEWKAQAETNKILGRFKSPIPVDGICVRIGAMRCHSQALTIKLNKDVPIADIEGLISQHNPWVKLVPNQRDISMQELSPTKVTGTLNIPVGRLRKLNMGSQFLGAFTVGDQLLWGAAEPLRRMLRILLER
- a CDS encoding aspartate-semialdehyde dehydrogenase, whose amino-acid sequence is MNQSFDIAVIGATGTVGETLVQILEERDFPVASLHLLASSESAGHSVLFRGKNLRVREVDEFDFAKVRLAFFAAGPAVTLSFAPRATAAGCAVIDLSGALPSAQAPNLVPEANGALLSGLSKPVQLSSPSAAATSLAVVLAPLQALFDIQRVSLVASLAVSTQGREAVTELARQTAELLNARPLEPRFFDRQMAFNLLAQVGTPDAQGHTLLEKRLVRELREVLAQPLLKISVSCIQAPVFFGDSYSVTLQSGGAIDLEAVNAALEAAPGVELVEAGDYPTAVGDAVGQDVVYVGRVRAGIDDPAELNLWLTSDNVRKGAALNAVQLAELLIKDLL
- a CDS encoding FimV/HubP family polar landmark protein codes for the protein MVQVRKLVLAIAAASALSSGMAQALGLGELTLKSTLNQPLVAEIELLDVKDLTAAEVVPSLASPEDFAKAGVDRQAFLNDLSFTPVLNASGKSVLRVTSSQPLSEPMVKFLVQVMWPNGRLLRDYSVLLDPSKFSPQTAEAAAQSTAARAPAVSAPVTGANQPTQYTTSPRDTLWEIAAKARNGGSVQQTMLAIQALNPDAFIDGNINRLKTGQVLRLPDAVQSTSLPQPQAIAEVAAQNAAWRQGRRLAPRGAQQQLDGTRRAGADKAPAQGAAKDNLSLVSAESGKARGKGAAGDSQALSNKLAVTQESLDSTRRDNAELKSRMADLQSQLDKLQRLIELKNDQLAKLQAEGASAPAQPSAAMPAQLAEQPAAPAAPVTDPAATAAPAEEPSTQAPAPASDEDKYNELLTNPILLGLAGGGAVLVLLLLLLLARRRKAQQEAEKHLRMARALSEEAELSKDLDLPESSFEGLEVPAPSVKLAPAPAPAPAPAPAPAPAPAPAPAPVVAPVAVAPVVAANEHPVDVLDQAQSHIDAGRLNQAAAILEEAVKLEPQRSELRLKLMEVYGHQGDRSAFVAQERQLVANGKNHAEVEQLKSRFPAMVAVAAAAGLGAAAAAAELDAQYVKELLLDEPQEPAAAPVVDDLDTDFDLSLDDLEAASPASLAPAASEPELELDEFPLDDDLSFESVLQQQTEAKESLDDLSDFDLDLGEDLPAAAQADEDFLLGLDDDLKDLPAAEVPTVTEAPLDDLELPADFDLSLADEMDAQPDAKDAFASELDDVNAELDRFSQSLEQPALDEPTFTADDAAGSAGEEDFDFLSGADEVATKLDLAQAYIDMGDNDGARDILGEVISEGNDGQKSEAKEMLARLV
- a CDS encoding M24 family metallopeptidase, yielding MTAIDKEAVGAAYSLQGMLHAKHKTWEAITAIAGRIRPGMLESQARALGLEVLAELGMDRIWHPALIRFGENTLKTFKQRSEGDPALGENDIFFIDLGVVWDRHEGDCGATFVTGDDPEMHACAAAAKTLFEQVRDYWGEHKVAGPALYRYAQEQASAMGWVLNLEIKGHRVSDFPHAIYRAGDLGNFEQCPNVGLWILEIQIAHPTRPFGAFYEDLLA